One genomic segment of Chitinibacter sp. FCG-7 includes these proteins:
- the istA gene encoding IS21 family transposase: MEMIGKIRRMFFRDKLSLHEISKRTGLARNTIRTWVRKPASKAEPRYIRQPKPGKLTPYCATLEQALKADSFRAKHNRRTGKALFEQIQAEGYTGSYSRVTDFIREWRGKAGKTSQGFVPLQFALGEAFQFDWSEENLVIGGLYRKIQVAHLKLCASRAFWLVAYPSQGYEMLFDAHARSFAALGGVPRRGIYDNMKTAVDKVLKGKGRIVNARFAVMCAHYLFDPDFCNVASGWEKGVVEKNVQDSRRRIWIEAQSIKFSTFEALNAWLGERCRALWAELPHPEFKGLSIAEMLEQERLEMMPMPTPFDGYVEQLARVSSTCLVSIARNRYSVPCEWARHRVSVRLYPTQVVIVANDDIVASHARLTGKQQVSFDWQHYIPLIGRKPGALRNGAPFADMPEPLLRLKRGLLKRDGGDRVMAQVLATVPVAGLDAVLVAVELVLESGVLSIEHILNIVARLNDPPTAESAQTQLQLLEAPQANTERYDQLRDTDELTSAGTEVVTHEGVHHA; this comes from the coding sequence ATGGAAATGATTGGCAAAATCCGCAGGATGTTTTTTCGCGATAAGTTATCGCTGCACGAAATTTCTAAGCGTACCGGTCTGGCGCGCAACACCATCCGCACCTGGGTTCGCAAGCCCGCTTCAAAGGCAGAGCCTCGTTACATCCGGCAACCCAAGCCCGGTAAACTCACTCCGTATTGCGCTACTTTAGAACAAGCCCTTAAAGCTGATTCCTTTCGTGCCAAGCACAATCGGCGTACTGGCAAAGCATTGTTCGAGCAGATTCAGGCCGAAGGCTATACCGGTAGCTATAGTCGCGTGACGGATTTCATTCGCGAATGGCGAGGTAAAGCCGGTAAAACGTCTCAGGGGTTTGTGCCATTACAATTTGCGCTGGGTGAAGCGTTTCAATTTGATTGGAGCGAGGAGAATCTGGTGATTGGCGGTCTCTATCGCAAGATTCAGGTGGCTCACCTTAAACTCTGCGCTAGTCGTGCCTTCTGGTTGGTGGCCTATCCCAGCCAAGGGTATGAAATGTTGTTCGATGCACATGCCAGATCGTTTGCTGCATTGGGTGGTGTGCCGCGACGCGGCATTTACGACAATATGAAAACCGCAGTCGACAAGGTCTTGAAGGGCAAAGGCCGGATCGTCAATGCGCGCTTTGCGGTGATGTGCGCACATTATCTATTTGATCCCGATTTCTGCAATGTGGCTTCAGGGTGGGAGAAAGGCGTCGTCGAGAAGAATGTTCAGGATAGTCGGCGGCGAATCTGGATTGAAGCCCAAAGCATTAAATTCAGCACCTTTGAGGCGTTGAATGCGTGGCTTGGCGAACGTTGTCGGGCGTTGTGGGCAGAACTGCCGCATCCAGAGTTCAAGGGGCTCAGCATCGCAGAAATGCTGGAGCAAGAAAGGCTGGAGATGATGCCGATGCCAACGCCGTTTGATGGCTACGTAGAACAATTGGCGCGCGTTTCCAGTACTTGCTTAGTGTCGATTGCCCGTAACCGTTACTCGGTGCCCTGCGAATGGGCACGCCATCGCGTTAGTGTGCGACTGTATCCGACGCAGGTCGTCATTGTGGCCAATGATGACATCGTTGCCAGTCATGCTCGCCTGACGGGCAAGCAGCAGGTGAGCTTTGATTGGCAGCATTACATTCCGTTGATTGGGCGTAAACCGGGCGCATTACGCAACGGCGCGCCCTTTGCCGATATGCCCGAACCCTTGTTGCGACTCAAGCGAGGCCTGCTCAAACGCGATGGCGGTGACCGAGTGATGGCACAGGTGCTCGCGACAGTCCCCGTTGCGGGGCTAGATGCGGTGCTGGTCGCAGTGGAACTGGTGTTGGAATCTGGCGTACTCAGTATTGAACACATTCTGAATATCGTCGCGCGCTTGAATGATCCGCCCACCGCTGAATCGGCGCAAACCCAGCTGCAACTACTCGAAGCACCGCAAGCCAATACCGAGCGTTATGACCAACTGCGCGATACCGATGAGTTAACCTCAGCCGGCACTGAAGTAGTGACACATGAAGGGGTTCATCATGCGTGA
- the glmS gene encoding glutamine--fructose-6-phosphate transaminase (isomerizing), giving the protein MCGIVGAISTRNVVPMLLEGLARLEYRGYDSSGLAIIDHVDGTPYLQRIRVAGRVADLAQKASTANGYIGIAHTRWATHGAPTEANAHPHLGGESVMVVHNGIIENFAELKAALIGDGFAFSSDTDTEVIAHLIAQQSKTTPDFFGAVRLAIQKLKGAFAIGVLDLAHPTEVICARQGSPLVIGLGFQESFFASDIAALLPLTQKMIYLEEGDMALLDASGIRIWDHAGQPSERQTRTLDVCSDSAELGPYRHYMQKEIFEQPVALANTLNQALSLGFKPELFGDTAADIFSRASAVRIIACGSSYHAGLVARYWIEAYTGMPVSVDIASEYRYSQGLEQQGTLIIAISQSGETADLLAAIRNAKERGDVKILALCNVAHSTLTREADLVLLTQAGIEIGVASTKAFTTQLAALYVLAGSLAQARQTLDVTQLAELANWLPRLPAMITAVLAQEAEMEGWAQALSHFQHALYLGRNTLFPIALEGALKLKEIAYIHAEGYAAGELKHGPLALVDENMPAIVCAANDALFEKLMSNLREVEARGGQIFLIAEPGCEAALPYVKSALILPMNTGPLAPIVFSIPLQLLAYHTAHRKGTDVDKPRNLAKSVTVE; this is encoded by the coding sequence ATGTGTGGAATTGTTGGCGCTATCTCGACTCGAAATGTTGTACCCATGCTGCTGGAAGGTTTGGCGCGATTGGAATATCGCGGCTACGACTCCAGTGGTCTTGCCATTATTGATCATGTCGATGGAACGCCCTATTTGCAGCGAATCCGGGTGGCTGGACGTGTAGCCGATCTGGCGCAAAAAGCATCAACTGCAAATGGCTACATAGGCATTGCCCATACGCGCTGGGCAACGCATGGAGCCCCCACCGAAGCAAACGCACACCCCCATCTGGGTGGAGAAAGCGTCATGGTGGTGCACAACGGCATTATTGAGAATTTTGCCGAACTCAAAGCAGCGCTGATCGGCGACGGGTTTGCTTTCAGCTCAGATACCGATACTGAAGTCATCGCCCATTTAATTGCGCAACAATCCAAAACTACGCCTGATTTTTTCGGTGCAGTTCGTTTGGCCATACAAAAACTCAAAGGCGCATTCGCAATTGGCGTGCTCGATCTGGCCCACCCGACTGAAGTCATTTGTGCCCGCCAAGGTAGCCCTCTGGTCATAGGTCTGGGTTTTCAGGAAAGTTTTTTTGCCTCCGATATCGCCGCTTTGCTCCCTCTGACGCAGAAAATGATTTATCTCGAAGAAGGCGATATGGCGCTGCTGGATGCGAGCGGCATCCGGATTTGGGATCACGCAGGGCAACCGAGCGAACGCCAGACGCGCACGCTGGATGTGTGCAGTGATTCGGCCGAACTTGGTCCTTATCGCCATTACATGCAAAAAGAAATCTTCGAGCAACCCGTCGCGCTGGCCAACACGCTGAACCAGGCCCTCAGTCTGGGGTTTAAACCTGAATTGTTTGGCGACACTGCGGCTGATATTTTCAGCCGGGCCAGTGCAGTGCGGATTATTGCCTGCGGCTCAAGTTATCACGCTGGGCTAGTCGCCAGATACTGGATAGAGGCATATACCGGTATGCCAGTCAGCGTGGACATCGCCAGCGAATACCGCTATAGCCAAGGCCTTGAACAGCAAGGCACGCTGATTATTGCCATTTCGCAATCGGGTGAAACTGCTGACTTGCTGGCTGCCATCAGAAATGCCAAGGAACGCGGCGACGTGAAAATCCTAGCCCTGTGCAATGTGGCCCATTCCACGCTGACCCGTGAAGCCGATCTGGTTCTGCTTACCCAAGCCGGAATTGAAATTGGCGTCGCCTCCACCAAGGCCTTTACCACGCAATTGGCTGCACTTTATGTCTTGGCCGGCAGTTTGGCGCAGGCACGGCAAACCCTGGATGTGACGCAGCTTGCCGAGCTGGCCAATTGGCTACCACGCCTACCAGCGATGATCACTGCGGTACTGGCACAGGAAGCCGAAATGGAAGGCTGGGCGCAAGCCCTGAGCCACTTCCAGCATGCGCTCTATCTGGGCCGCAACACCTTGTTCCCTATTGCACTGGAAGGTGCACTCAAGCTGAAGGAAATCGCCTACATTCACGCCGAGGGTTATGCTGCAGGCGAGCTCAAACACGGCCCGTTGGCTCTGGTGGATGAAAACATGCCCGCGATTGTGTGTGCTGCCAATGATGCCTTGTTTGAAAAATTAATGTCGAACTTGCGCGAGGTAGAAGCACGCGGAGGGCAAATTTTCCTGATCGCCGAGCCCGGCTGCGAAGCCGCACTACCCTACGTCAAATCAGCCTTGATTTTGCCAATGAACACCGGCCCACTCGCACCGATTGTTTTCAGCATACCTTTGCAACTCTTGGCCTATCATACAGCGCATCGCAAAGGCACTGATGTAGACAAACCTAGAAACCTCGCCAAATCGGTGACTGTCGAATGA
- a CDS encoding substrate-binding periplasmic protein, whose protein sequence is MHKISALILSLSLLTLSSVSPPSANAAETITLNAEDDWAPYSYVVAGKIQGFAPKVISAAFASQGIKVNYNAVPFTRCLRETLSGAALGCFDIEINSENEQQYHFHNTPLFVEGLSIFAKSPHRKITVADLEGHTVAITNGYTYPPLIMNNRKIIKDGSPGDEVQFKKLLAGRVQYALVNSTPAKLMQKNNQRYRTQIIEVGLVNQARFYIGFSKKHPDGLRLRQVFEQGLNTIKANGQYAQLEQQFKASLQ, encoded by the coding sequence ATGCACAAGATTTCTGCCCTGATTTTATCTCTGAGTCTGCTGACTTTATCCAGCGTATCCCCCCCGAGCGCCAACGCCGCCGAAACCATCACGCTGAATGCGGAAGACGATTGGGCGCCCTACTCCTACGTCGTCGCGGGCAAAATACAGGGCTTTGCCCCCAAAGTGATCAGCGCAGCCTTTGCCAGCCAAGGCATCAAGGTCAATTACAACGCAGTGCCATTTACCCGCTGCCTGCGCGAGACGCTCTCAGGCGCAGCGCTTGGCTGCTTTGACATCGAAATCAATAGTGAAAACGAGCAGCAATACCACTTCCATAACACACCGCTGTTTGTAGAAGGCCTGTCCATTTTTGCCAAATCGCCGCATCGCAAAATTACTGTGGCCGATCTGGAAGGCCACACCGTCGCCATCACCAATGGCTATACCTACCCGCCACTGATTATGAATAACCGGAAAATCATCAAAGACGGCTCGCCCGGCGACGAAGTGCAATTCAAAAAGCTGCTCGCCGGACGGGTGCAATATGCGCTGGTCAATAGCACGCCCGCCAAATTGATGCAGAAAAACAACCAGCGCTACCGCACTCAAATCATTGAAGTAGGTCTGGTCAATCAGGCCAGGTTTTACATCGGCTTTAGCAAAAAACACCCCGACGGTTTACGCCTGCGCCAAGTGTTTGAGCAAGGCCTGAACACGATCAAAGCCAATGGCCAATATGCGCAGTTGGAGCAGCAATTCAAAGCCAGCCTGCAGTAA